Proteins found in one Salvia splendens isolate huo1 chromosome 10, SspV2, whole genome shotgun sequence genomic segment:
- the LOC121753025 gene encoding homeobox protein BEL1 homolog, giving the protein MAGTSDEEKFAKNILVSHLQTMEATADMYSLAGPSANETLMISPDDPCVFSCEGNERPSQGLSLSLSSSNPSSIGLQAFELRFGPSNFSHVNNSKYLSPAQELLFEFCNLGINQNQMKPRKSDDEKKQPPPFFSLDLLELHTRKTKLLQMLDEVDRRYKHYCDKMKCVTSSFEAAAGGGAAAPYSNLASKAMSRHFRSLRDGIVKEIKATKKGMGEKDAAEGETPRLRVLDQMLRQQMSMTENHPWRPQRGLPERSVSVLRAWLFQHFLHPYPSDVDKHILARQTGLSRSQVSNWFINARVRLWKPMVEEMYLEELKEKDQKPSHDHLVRIDSECLSSIINNNDDKEKSKTLQNEQHHFGAMELNFSSYSGGGGGDGVSLTLGLQQRGGVSLAFYPRDQMEECQTTPFSLLDGENQYRNLMGAQAQLLHDLAA; this is encoded by the exons ATGGCTGGTACAAGTGATGAGGAGAAGTTCGCGAAAAACATCCTAGTGAGCCACCTCCAAACCATGGAGGCGACGGCGGATATGTACAGCCTGGCCGGCCCCTCAGCAAATGAAACCCTGATGATATCGCCGGACGATCCATGCGTTTTCTCGTGTGAAGGAAACGAGAGGCCCAGCCAAGGCCTCTCTCTCTCCTTGAGCTCCTCCAACCCTTCTAGCATCGGCCTGCAGGCGTTTGAGCTCAGATTCGGGCCGTCGAATTTCTCACATGTCAACAACTCCAAGTATCTAAGCCCAGCGCAGGAGCTTCTCTTTGAATTCTGCAATCTCGGTATCAATCAAAACCAGATGAAGCCGCGGAAGAGCGACGATGAAAAGAAGCAGCCACCGCCCTTCTTCTCCCTCGACCTCCTCGAGTTGCACACAAGAAAAACCAAACTCCTCCAAATGTTGGACGAG GTGGACAGAAGGTACAAACACTACTGCGATAAGATGAAGTGCGTGACATCGTCGTTCGAGGCGGCAGCTGGGGGCGGAGCCGCCGCGCCATATTCAAATCTGGCGTCGAAGGCGATGTCGCGCCATTTCCGAAGCCTGAGAGATGGGATCGTGAAGGAGATAAAGGCGACGAAGAAAGGCATGGGGGAGAAGGATGCTGCGGAGGGGGAGACGCCGCGCCTTCGGGTTCTCGATCAGATGCTGAGGCAGCAGATGAGCATGACCGAGAACCACCCCTGGCGGCCCCAGCGCGGCCTCCCCGAGAGATCCGTCTCCGTCCTCCGAGCCTGGCTCTTCCAACACTTCCTCCACCC GTATCCTAGTGATGTAGATAAACACATTCTAGCCCGCCAAACTGGCCTCTCGAGAAGCCAG GTTTCTAATTGGTTCATCAATGCCAGAGTGAGGCTTTGGAAACCCATGGTGGAGGAAATGTACTTGGAAGAACTCAAAGAGAAAGATCAGAAGCCGAGCCACGATCATCTTGTGCGGATAGATTCGGAGTGTCTCTCTTCTATCATCAACAACAACGACGACAAAGAAAAGAGCAAAACCCTCCAAAATGAGCAGCACCATTTCGGTGCGATGGAGCTCAATTTCTCATCGTACTcaggcggtggcggtggtgatGGTGTTTCGCTTACGCTAGGGCTGCAGCAGCGCGGCGGAGTCAGCCTAGCGTTTTACCCTAGGGATCAAATGGAGGAGTGCCAAACGACACCGTTTTCGCTGTTGGATGGTGAGAATCAGTACCGGAATTTGATGGGAGCGCAGGCGCAGCTGCTTCATGATTTAGCTGCTTGA